The uncultured Cohaesibacter sp. genome window below encodes:
- a CDS encoding HAMP domain-containing sensor histidine kinase: MKVRSFVKNSLQLRLSLGLALGVGLLWLAATTVSGLVVKHELDGAFDQALAEAVERLLPPVIHDIVEGNGRSDEMEDLKVNGLHIGRIGKSWRTENGITRDGFKQGFKRRLRKDNEEDDDGEEKGRQDVSQKGEKPSMKSDDDQYLTYIVRDAQGGLLLQSNHADPEIFPNIDQLGFITLNDQRIFTGSTLDGNVIISVADPMERRQRAAHDTLKALAMPLFFLVPLSMFGVWLLVRISMRPMRGFRSGIEARGAGDLTPIRAKNLPSEIEPIADAVNNLLDRMRRTLEAERSFTANSAHELRTPVAAALAQTQRLISEAGEGSIRDRAHQIETALKSLSRLTEKLMQLARAEGGSMLSEQERDIVPIARLVMDEFRDDSERLDILLPSEPLPLLIDANVFAILLRNLVENALKHATPESIVTITLARDKSLSVTNDCDPIPADVMERLLRPFERGNTSAKGSGVGLAIVEAITKGSGASLSLKSPINGTSRGFEATVRF, from the coding sequence ATGAAAGTAAGATCCTTCGTCAAAAACAGTCTGCAACTACGCCTGTCCCTCGGTCTTGCGCTGGGGGTGGGCCTTCTCTGGCTGGCCGCAACCACCGTCAGCGGGCTCGTCGTCAAGCATGAGCTCGACGGCGCCTTCGATCAGGCCCTTGCCGAAGCCGTGGAGCGTCTGCTGCCACCGGTCATTCACGACATTGTCGAAGGCAATGGCAGAAGCGATGAAATGGAGGACCTCAAGGTCAATGGCCTCCATATCGGACGCATCGGCAAATCCTGGCGCACAGAAAACGGCATCACCCGCGATGGTTTCAAGCAAGGTTTCAAGCGCCGCCTGCGCAAAGACAATGAAGAGGATGATGACGGCGAAGAAAAGGGTCGGCAAGACGTCTCGCAAAAGGGCGAAAAACCGTCCATGAAATCAGATGACGATCAGTATCTCACCTATATCGTTCGAGACGCCCAAGGCGGGCTTTTGCTGCAGTCCAATCATGCAGATCCCGAGATTTTCCCGAATATCGATCAATTGGGCTTCATCACGCTCAACGACCAGCGTATTTTCACTGGCTCCACCCTTGACGGCAATGTGATCATCTCCGTCGCAGACCCAATGGAAAGGCGCCAACGGGCTGCACATGACACCCTGAAGGCGCTCGCCATGCCGCTTTTCTTTCTGGTACCGCTCAGCATGTTTGGCGTCTGGCTGCTGGTGCGCATTTCAATGCGACCAATGCGCGGCTTCCGCTCGGGCATCGAAGCGCGCGGAGCAGGGGACTTGACCCCCATCAGGGCCAAAAACCTGCCGTCTGAAATCGAACCCATTGCCGATGCCGTCAACAATCTGCTGGATCGCATGCGCAGGACACTGGAAGCCGAACGCAGCTTTACCGCCAACAGCGCCCACGAATTGCGCACGCCAGTTGCTGCAGCGCTGGCTCAGACACAGCGCCTCATCTCGGAAGCGGGCGAAGGCTCCATCAGGGACAGGGCGCATCAGATCGAAACCGCACTCAAGTCGCTCTCACGCCTCACCGAAAAACTCATGCAGCTGGCTCGTGCCGAGGGTGGGTCGATGCTGTCCGAACAGGAACGCGACATCGTGCCGATTGCCAGACTGGTCATGGACGAATTCCGCGATGATTCCGAACGGCTCGACATCCTGTTGCCGTCAGAGCCGCTCCCCCTGCTAATCGACGCCAATGTCTTTGCCATCCTGTTGCGCAATCTCGTCGAGAATGCCCTCAAGCATGCGACCCCGGAGAGCATCGTCACCATCACGCTGGCAAGGGACAAAAGCTTGTCCGTGACCAACGACTGCGACCCGATACCCGCAGATGTGATGGAACGCCTGCTCCGCCCCTTCGAACGCGGCAACACCTCTGCCAAGGGTAGCGGAGTTGGTCTAGCCATTGTCGAGGCCATCACCAAGGGCAGCGGGGCTTCGCTCTCGCTGAAGTCACCGATCAATGGCACATCAAGAGGATTCGAGGCCACGGTCCGCTTTTGA
- a CDS encoding TRAP transporter permease, which yields MRATGSLVKRIVYVYILCVGLFHLYTSVFGSFEAYLQRSLHLSMVFPMAFILYPMRSADKDSVNVPWYDWILAIASTLPGLYIILNYEEITFRMVQVDDVTMAQQVLGLALVFFLLEATRRVVGMPLAIIVGFFAGYMWFGNFMPGILKGLPFSFAEVIEQIYLTDEGVFSIPLGVSATFVMVFLIFGGFLEKSGVGQYFMDFAQAFTGTSPGGPAKISVVSSALFGSISGAAVANVYGTGTFTIPLMKRIGYPPYFAAAVESVASTGGQIMPPIMGAGAFIMASFLGVPFGDIIIAAIVPAILYYGAVLLMVHLGALKNNLQGLSEEDLPSKKRVLKQSYKLLPIVGLVYMLLSGFSPMLAAAIGILGAWLVSLPDPEHRMGPRKILDAIVSGSRNVPVVAIACAAAGIVVGSVSLTGFGFKFVGLVFSLAQGVPFVALFLIAVVSLILGMGLPTTSAYILGAALGVPALAELGFEPLAAHMFVFYFAIVSNITPPVALAAYAASSLAQSDPNKTAIQALKLGILAFMVPFAFCYDLGLLSNAGLVDNTLAVIGGIGALFAMGFAMLGFIRAPIPVWQRYIFGIIAIACLWPLVIVKLAGVAATIAAAMIWGRKLSGDRAVSA from the coding sequence ATGCGCGCGACGGGTTCACTGGTTAAACGAATTGTCTATGTCTATATCCTGTGTGTTGGTCTGTTCCATCTCTACACATCGGTTTTCGGCAGTTTCGAGGCCTATCTGCAACGCAGCCTGCATCTGAGCATGGTGTTCCCCATGGCCTTCATTCTCTATCCGATGCGAAGTGCCGACAAGGATAGTGTCAATGTCCCGTGGTATGACTGGATACTGGCCATTGCGTCCACGCTGCCCGGCCTCTACATCATTCTGAATTATGAGGAAATCACCTTCCGTATGGTGCAGGTCGATGACGTCACCATGGCCCAGCAGGTGCTCGGACTGGCGCTGGTGTTCTTCCTGCTTGAAGCGACACGGCGCGTGGTCGGGATGCCTCTGGCCATCATCGTTGGCTTCTTTGCCGGCTATATGTGGTTTGGCAACTTCATGCCGGGAATTCTCAAGGGACTGCCCTTCAGCTTTGCCGAGGTGATTGAACAGATCTATCTGACCGATGAAGGCGTTTTCTCCATTCCGCTTGGTGTGTCTGCAACATTCGTGATGGTTTTCCTGATTTTCGGCGGTTTTCTGGAAAAAAGCGGTGTCGGACAGTATTTCATGGATTTTGCCCAGGCTTTCACCGGAACGTCTCCCGGAGGCCCGGCCAAGATCTCTGTGGTGAGTTCAGCCCTGTTCGGCTCGATCTCCGGTGCTGCGGTTGCCAACGTCTATGGAACCGGCACCTTCACCATCCCGCTGATGAAACGGATCGGCTATCCGCCCTACTTTGCTGCAGCTGTGGAATCGGTTGCCAGCACCGGAGGTCAGATCATGCCGCCGATCATGGGGGCCGGTGCCTTCATCATGGCGTCTTTCCTCGGCGTTCCTTTCGGTGACATCATCATTGCGGCAATCGTTCCTGCCATTCTCTATTATGGCGCTGTGCTGCTGATGGTTCATTTGGGGGCGCTCAAGAACAATTTGCAGGGGCTGAGCGAAGAGGATCTGCCAAGCAAGAAGCGGGTGCTGAAGCAGTCCTACAAGCTGCTCCCGATCGTCGGCCTCGTCTACATGCTGCTGTCGGGTTTTTCGCCCATGCTGGCGGCCGCCATCGGTATTCTTGGGGCGTGGCTGGTTTCCCTTCCCGATCCGGAACATCGCATGGGACCGCGGAAAATTCTTGATGCGATCGTGTCCGGCTCCAGAAACGTGCCGGTTGTCGCCATTGCATGTGCAGCTGCAGGCATTGTGGTCGGCTCGGTGTCCCTCACCGGCTTCGGTTTCAAGTTTGTCGGGCTGGTCTTTTCGCTGGCACAGGGCGTTCCCTTTGTCGCTCTGTTCCTCATCGCCGTCGTATCGCTGATCCTCGGTATGGGGCTGCCAACCACCAGCGCCTATATTCTTGGTGCTGCTCTTGGCGTTCCGGCTCTGGCCGAGCTCGGCTTCGAGCCACTGGCGGCGCATATGTTCGTGTTCTATTTCGCGATCGTTTCCAACATCACTCCGCCGGTGGCTCTGGCGGCCTATGCGGCGAGTTCACTAGCCCAGTCGGATCCGAACAAGACTGCCATTCAGGCTCTCAAGCTCGGTATCCTCGCTTTCATGGTACCGTTCGCTTTCTGCTATGATCTGGGGCTGCTGTCCAATGCCGGTCTCGTTGACAACACTCTGGCAGTCATAGGCGGGATCGGAGCGCTGTTTGCGATGGGATTTGCCATGCTGGGCTTTATCCGGGCTCCGATACCGGTCTGGCAGCGCTATATCTTCGGCATCATTGCGATTGCCTGCCTGTGGCCGCTGGTGATTGTCAAGCTGGCCGGGGTTGCGGCCACCATTGCGGCTGCGATGATCTGGGGGCGCAAGCTTTCCGGCGACAGGGCTGTATCGGCCTAG
- a CDS encoding fumarylacetoacetate hydrolase family protein, translated as MNTNASSPRFAIPQPVTPTIPVTGTDAVFPIRRIYCVGRNYAAHAIEMGHDPDRELPFFFQKNPDNILFAQDFPYPPLSSDVHFEVELIVALKDGGSNIAVGDAMDKIFGYGVGVDFTRRDLQAEAKKQGRPWTAAKAFEHSAPVSAIVPAKEVPSLAKKRIWLEKNGAVQQDSDLDHLIWKLPEVISELSKQFELAAGDIIFTGTPAGVSSVDVGDSIHCAVEDIAELSFKVIAG; from the coding sequence ATGAACACCAATGCCTCATCCCCTCGCTTTGCGATCCCTCAGCCCGTGACACCAACCATTCCGGTAACCGGCACCGACGCTGTTTTCCCCATCCGGCGCATCTATTGCGTGGGGCGAAACTATGCCGCTCACGCCATCGAAATGGGGCACGACCCGGATCGCGAGTTGCCATTCTTCTTCCAGAAGAACCCGGACAACATTCTGTTTGCACAGGATTTTCCCTATCCGCCATTAAGCAGTGACGTGCATTTCGAAGTGGAGCTGATTGTTGCGCTGAAGGACGGTGGCAGCAATATCGCCGTTGGCGACGCCATGGACAAGATCTTCGGCTACGGCGTCGGGGTCGACTTCACTCGCCGGGATTTGCAGGCCGAGGCCAAGAAGCAGGGACGCCCGTGGACAGCCGCAAAGGCGTTCGAGCATTCCGCCCCCGTATCGGCCATTGTGCCGGCCAAGGAAGTCCCTTCATTGGCAAAGAAACGGATCTGGCTCGAGAAGAACGGCGCAGTCCAGCAGGACAGTGATCTCGATCACCTGATCTGGAAGCTGCCAGAGGTGATAAGCGAACTGTCCAAACAGTTCGAACTTGCGGCAGGAGACATCATCTTTACCGGAACACCGGCCGGTGTCAGTTCCGTGGACGTCGGAGACAGTATTCATTGCGCAGTCGAGGATATTGCAGAACTGTCCTTCAAAGTGATTGCGGGCTAA